One genomic region from Nilaparvata lugens isolate BPH chromosome 3, ASM1435652v1, whole genome shotgun sequence encodes:
- the LOC111046886 gene encoding putative fatty acyl-CoA reductase CG5065: protein MKIDPTIPIPEFFKGKNVLITGASGFMGKILVEKLLRCCPEIGKIYIILRGRGDKSPKERWDEMTKLPVFDRLKTEYPNNLDKIVVLEGDVSEKNLGLAIHHQIILEEDVSIIFHSAASVRFDDPLSKAIFLNTRGALESVKLAERMRNLECYLYVSTAYSNSHLDIAEIEEKIYPTEYDYKMLIELIERYADAEPALIEILAKKIINNHPNTYTFSKALAEQVMVDYSTKIPVVIVRPSVVINSMHEPLVGWLENLNGPMGIIAGVTKGILRVFLANEDCSLDYVAVDYAINSLIVSAWHKAVAEQREKKQLTIYNCVYGNVKSATFGDIINAGPSVSNAYPYTDVLWYPSIITTTNTKLFTFLFYILQIIPSLLLDAVLWLFSYDTMFLKISRKIYIVSFALQVFSTKIIKFSNRCYQSLWKTVSESDSKIFYMDPPEHISAADIILTCHLGMRKFYFHESESNIPQARAKFNRLYWADRALRVFVIGIFTWFSSKYVMNRFS, encoded by the exons ATGAAAATAGATCCAACAATACCTATACCCGAGTTCTTCAAAGgaaaaaatgttcttataaCTGGAGCTTCAGGATTCATGGGGAAAATTCTGGTAGAGAAATTACTTCGATGCTGTCCAGAAATCGGGAAAATCTACATTATTTTAAGAGGCAGAGGTGATAAGAGTCCAAAGGAAAGGTGGGATGAAATGACAAAACTTCCG GTATTCGACAGACTCAAGACAGAGTACccaaataatttggataaaATAGTTGTTTTAGAAGGTGATGTATCCGAGAAAAATTTGGGACTCGCAATTCATCATCAAATA ATTTTAGAGGAAGATGTTTcgattatttttcattcagcAGCCTCTGTGAGATTTGACGACCCTCTAAGCAAAGCGATATTTCTCAATACTCGTGGTGCCTTGGAAAGTGTCAAACTTGCTGAAAGGATGAGGAATCTGGAG tGTTATCTTTATGTCTCGACCGCATACTCCAATTCTCATCTAGATATTGCAGAGATAGAAGAAAAGATTTACCCAACTGAATATGATTACAAGATGTTGATAGAGCTGATTGAGAGATATGCTGATGCTGAACCAGCCCTAATTGAAATTCTTGCCAAAAA AATAATCAACAATCATCCAAATACTTATACATTCAGTAAAGCACTGGCGGAACAAGTAATGGTagattattcaacgaaaattcCAGTAGTTATCGTGCGACCGTCAGTAG TTATCAATTCGATGCACGAGCCTTTGGTTGGCTGGTTGGAAAATCTGAATGGACCAATGGGAATCATAGCTGGTGTTACCAAAGGCATTCTGAGAGTTTTCCTTGCCAACGAAGACTGTTCTTTAGACTATGTTGCTGTCGACTATGCTATCAACAGTCTCATTGTTTCAGCTTGGCATAAGGCTGTAGCTGAGCAAAG agaGAAGAAACAACTTACAATTTACAACTGTGTGTATGGTAATGTTAAATCAGCGACATTTGGTGATATCATAAATGCAGGACCGTCTGTTTCCAACGCTTACCCATACACTGATGTCCTATGGTATCCAAGTATAATAACCACTACAAACACAAAACTTTTTACGTTTCTTTTCTACATCCTCCAAATAATTCCCAGCTTGCTCTTGGATGCAGTACTCTGGCTGTTCAGTTATGATACAAT gTTCCTGAAGATTAGCAGAAAAATCTATATTGTATCTTTTGCGCTACaagtattttcaacaaaaattataaaattttcgaATAGATGCTACCAATCTTTATGGAAAACTGTTAGTGAGAGTGATAGCAAAATATTCTACATGGATCCTCCAGAACACATTTCTGCAGCAGATATTATACTGACTTGTCACTTGGGAATGCGAAAGTTCTATTTTCATGAAAGTGAATCGAATATCCCACAAGCCAGGGCAAAATTCAACAG ATTGTATTGGGCGGATAGAGCACTCCGAGTCTTTGTTATAGGCATCTTCACATGGTTCTCTTCAAAATATGTTATGAATCGATTCAGttag
- the LOC111046887 gene encoding TNF receptor-associated factor 6, whose product MTDASPTGTSASSPDSETGKLPALDPRFECPICLNCLKDPFLTSCGHRFCKECIIQWMKRQGGVCPIDGNALTLEADLFPDNYTRREIAQQKLRCPVEDCTQLLSLIDAEQHMSEHHPSTCEDCMRCSFHNVGCNFIAVSAEHMKMHLNNDLHNHLNLISSVCSGLSSRLTNTAITSKAEEAKLWDPRPKQDDTDSTTSSEESQFKELVKNLFERIVLLEQKTREQDVQLSGAHQHIVRLSVEIDRLKSDLPLRVCNGVYVWNISDFRRKLQKMKLEPSIMFYSPGFFTSYYGYRFCARLNLNVSDKSFITLNVHVMQGENDSVLQWPFIGRISLTLVHPQNPSLTISETMMSRPELEAFKRPTKEINSRAFGYAEFVSVSTIEGYLQNDCLTLKIQVKSV is encoded by the exons atgacTGATGCATCTCCGACTGGCACCAGCGCATCCTCACCT GATTCTGAAACTGGAAAGCTTCCAGCTCTAGATCCAAGATTTGAATGCCCAATCTGTCTCAACTGTTTGAAGGATCCATTTCTAACATCATGTGGGCACAGATTCTGCAAAGAATGCATTATTCAATGGATGAA ACGTCAGGGGGGCGTTTGTCCAATAGACGGCAATGCGCTGACCTTGGAGGCAGACCTTTTCCCCGACAACTACACGCGGCGAGAAATAGCTCAGCAAAAGTTGCGGTGTCCCGTTGAAGACTGCACACAACTTCTTTCTCTGATCGATGCCGAGCAACATATGAGTGAACACCATCCG TCCACCTGTGAAGATTGCATGCGCTGTTCATTTCATAATGTAGGCTGCAATTTCATAGCCGTGTCTGCAGAGCACATGAAGATGCATCTCAACAATGATCTCCATAACCATCTCAAT CTCATCAGTTCGGTTTGTTCTGGTCTGAGTTCGAGATtaacaaacactgccatcacATCAAAAGCAGAAGAAGCAAAACTATGGGATCCTAGGCCCAAACAGGATGACACTGATTCTACAACTAGTTCAGAAGAAAGCCAATTCAAAGAGCTAGTAAA GAACCTATTCGAAAGAATAGTCTTACTTGAACAAAAAACAAGAGAGCAAGATGTGCAGCTGTCAGGGGCTCATCAGCACATTGTTCGATTGTCGGTTGAGATTGATAGACTGAAATCTGATCTACCTCTTAGAGTTTGTAATGGTGTGTATGTGTGGAATATTTCCGATTTCAGAAGAAAGTTACAGAAGATGAAACTGGAGCCGTCGATTATGTTCTACAGTCCCGGTTTTTTTACCTCATATTATGGCTACAG GTTTTGTGCCAGGCTCAATTTAAATGTTAGTGATAAATCTTTCATCACATTGAACGTACATGTAATGCAAGGAGAGAATGACAGTGTGCTGCAATGGCCATTTATTGGTAGAATTTCACTGACTCTTGTTCATCCACAAAATCCTTCACTAACGATTTCCGAAACAATGATGTCAAGACCAGAACTGGAAGCTTTCAAAAGACCAACAAAGGAAATCAATTCACGTGCCTTTGGTTACGCCGAATTTGTTTCTGTTAGTACTATTGAAGGGTACTTGCAAAATGACTGCCTGACTTTGAAAATTCAGGTAAAAAGTGTTTGA